The following are from one region of the Ignavibacteriales bacterium genome:
- a CDS encoding DUF3160 domain-containing protein produces the protein MKLRGYIVSTLMFAFFNVLVNAQAGTFDVQSYKQFLESHQNMNSEMLLNLHPAGVFKGDLKLQLKDAAYFDSISIKYNLTEQEKSLIQKNGFMVSERLSHNTFGDAFFDIYQKDLPVYVSTDAILHAFHRSYDRILKDVELGFLILKLENLLTQMHSQLPSLEATYSNNPAMEQKLKDVDVYLTVPLKLLTGTATPYYSSNNNVINEIMSLIEKEKPADYAIFSNSCRTIDFSQFKPRGHYVDEHLPQLAKYFRTMMWLGRIEIYLSASRSFPFPCPTPTFEDIQRQIIDAVLISELFEQSNVSSIYDDIENVLEFFIGHPDNVTLPNVQYLKQAIQITSAAQLLNSLKLQQFEDTLKVQSFANQLILSQILYSDPMSPDSIIPASAFLLFGQRFVIDSYVTGSVVYDRIKYNGEKICRLFPSTLDPMFALGNDAAAQLLKPELDGYHYSSNLAALRYLIDSYGSDFWNGTIYNSWLNLIKQLNPPETRNNLPAFMQTAAYWQKLLNTQLASWTQLRHDNLLYAKQSYTGSSFCSYPYAFVEPFPEFFESFKLLSQISKEKFEVLNFSPSYLKDKIIAYFSDLKNITDTLISITHKEISSTPLLESEIFFLKKLIYTNVHESGAPPFGGWYAKLFYDDPEGWDGLLKMDFIVADIHTVPTDCSGDDLGAVVHVGTGPINLGVYLIDMPDNKTVAFVGPHLSYYEYTSTNFLRLTDQEWEETYLKTSLRPSWVNLYLADESGSSRGDGLQLITGVEKNGSTTPLPETLLLAQNYPNPFNSTTIIRFTIPTKLSSQNVKLNIFDLNGELVKQLLNENLPAGNYLTRWNGTDNNSRDVTSGVYFYNLTVGGNQISGKMSLIK, from the coding sequence ATGAAACTCCGGGGTTACATTGTTTCCACTTTAATGTTTGCTTTCTTTAATGTTTTGGTAAATGCTCAAGCAGGAACTTTTGATGTTCAATCATATAAGCAATTTCTTGAAAGCCACCAGAATATGAATTCAGAAATGCTGCTTAATCTTCATCCTGCCGGTGTTTTTAAAGGAGATCTAAAACTTCAACTGAAAGATGCTGCCTACTTCGATTCGATCAGCATTAAGTATAACCTTACCGAACAGGAAAAATCATTGATTCAAAAAAATGGTTTTATGGTTAGTGAAAGACTTTCCCATAATACATTTGGCGATGCCTTTTTTGATATATACCAGAAAGATTTGCCAGTATATGTTTCAACCGATGCAATTCTTCATGCATTTCATCGATCATATGATAGAATTTTGAAAGATGTTGAACTTGGATTTCTGATCCTTAAACTTGAAAACCTTCTTACCCAAATGCATAGCCAACTTCCGTCACTTGAAGCTACATATTCTAACAATCCTGCAATGGAACAAAAGCTAAAAGATGTAGATGTGTATTTGACGGTTCCATTAAAACTTTTAACTGGTACAGCTACACCGTATTATTCAAGTAATAACAATGTAATAAATGAGATCATGAGTTTAATTGAAAAGGAAAAACCTGCAGACTATGCAATTTTTTCCAATTCATGCCGAACGATTGATTTCAGTCAGTTCAAACCACGCGGTCATTATGTTGATGAACATCTTCCACAGCTTGCAAAATATTTTAGAACAATGATGTGGCTGGGACGAATTGAAATTTATTTATCAGCATCGCGATCGTTTCCATTTCCCTGTCCCACCCCAACCTTTGAGGATATACAACGACAAATAATTGATGCGGTTTTAATTTCTGAACTTTTCGAACAGTCAAATGTTTCTTCAATTTATGATGACATAGAAAATGTTCTTGAGTTCTTTATTGGTCATCCGGATAATGTAACGCTGCCGAATGTTCAATACTTGAAACAGGCTATTCAAATAACCAGTGCGGCGCAACTTCTTAATTCACTTAAGCTGCAGCAATTTGAAGACACACTTAAAGTTCAGTCGTTTGCCAATCAATTGATCCTGTCTCAAATACTTTACAGCGATCCAATGTCGCCTGATAGCATAATTCCGGCATCAGCATTTTTGTTATTCGGGCAAAGATTTGTAATTGATTCATACGTTACCGGAAGCGTTGTATATGATAGAATCAAATATAATGGTGAAAAGATTTGCCGGTTATTCCCCTCCACTCTCGATCCAATGTTTGCGCTCGGAAATGATGCTGCTGCCCAACTGCTTAAACCGGAATTAGATGGTTATCATTATTCATCAAACCTGGCGGCACTGCGGTATTTAATTGATTCCTACGGATCAGATTTCTGGAACGGAACAATTTATAACTCGTGGCTAAATCTTATCAAGCAGCTTAATCCTCCCGAAACCAGGAACAATCTTCCTGCATTCATGCAAACAGCGGCATACTGGCAGAAACTGTTAAATACACAGCTTGCATCTTGGACTCAACTGAGGCACGATAATCTTCTTTATGCAAAACAATCATATACCGGCAGTAGCTTTTGCTCTTATCCATACGCGTTTGTTGAACCATTCCCGGAATTTTTTGAAAGTTTTAAATTGCTATCTCAAATTTCCAAAGAAAAATTTGAAGTTTTAAATTTCTCACCCTCTTACTTAAAAGACAAAATAATAGCCTACTTTAGCGATCTTAAAAATATTACTGATACGCTTATATCGATAACTCATAAAGAAATTTCTTCAACTCCTTTACTTGAAAGTGAAATTTTCTTTCTGAAGAAATTGATTTATACAAATGTACACGAAAGTGGTGCTCCGCCGTTTGGTGGATGGTATGCAAAGCTTTTTTATGATGATCCTGAAGGTTGGGATGGTTTACTAAAGATGGACTTTATTGTTGCGGATATACACACTGTTCCAACAGATTGTTCTGGTGACGATCTTGGAGCAGTTGTTCATGTGGGAACTGGTCCGATAAATCTTGGTGTGTACTTGATCGATATGCCGGATAATAAAACTGTTGCATTCGTTGGACCACATTTAAGTTATTATGAATACACATCAACAAATTTTTTACGGTTAACGGATCAGGAATGGGAAGAAACATATTTAAAGACCTCGCTGCGTCCTTCGTGGGTAAATTTATATTTAGCAGATGAATCAGGCAGTTCAAGAGGTGATGGATTACAATTAATAACTGGAGTTGAAAAAAATGGAAGCACAACACCATTACCGGAAACATTGCTGCTTGCACAGAACTATCCTAATCCATTTAACTCAACAACTATTATTAGATTTACAATTCCAACAAAGCTAAGCAGCCAGAATGTAAAGCTAAACATTTTTGATTTGAACGGTGAATTAGTAAAACAGTTACTGAATGAAAATCTTCCCGCTGGAAATTATCTGACACGATGGAATGGTACAGACAATAATAGCAGAGACGTAACCAGCGGAGTATATTTCTACAACTTAACCGTTGGAGGAAATCAAATATCCGGAAAGATGAGTTTGATAAAATAA